One genomic segment of Styela clava chromosome 3, kaStyClav1.hap1.2, whole genome shotgun sequence includes these proteins:
- the LOC120341914 gene encoding uncharacterized protein LOC120341914, protein MGLSTRVREATPQNTCFTSSQLNNIEEAVAVCDSLLADAETSNDEITFPSPDTRLVNAEQSSCFPTTTFHPNGLSIRIPFPVEGDLAMIECAGNRHNEKFPAMVRSTGSRKEKKRTECINNAFSELRKRIPNVPMDTKLSKIKTLRLATSYIAYLTDILQNADPSNPKDGRDFRADLKALRTRERRRHLCQTDVSGKHAVVNGQLNLTMDEETPNNAEKLNLQGGKKRKGRTGWPEAVWAMELGNNVTQSVDSFTSNSEIDTHTSTEIVPTRSITQNVPFSRLVEDTDYSEETFQNIPQRFYVFNGAQNYAPVQSYTSDISNVGTAQTIHSIGVVTGNGYGQKDDYVSPFSYPAITLPAASSFSRRLPPIPRLRHEEERGVEIQKISEGLTSTDFDVIRSEFTDLEKGDHCSHSTPRFAELKTVSVASIKISTSAISGYGTFTSTDCADSNLQCMEATPVFGCLSSE, encoded by the exons ATGGGCCTTTCTACTAGAGTGAGAGAGGCTACTCCACAAAACACTTGTTTCACGTCAAGCCAATTAAACAATATTGAAGAAGCAGTCGCTGTATGTGATAGTTTGTTGGCTGACGCAGAAACATCCAATGATGAAATTACATTCCCGTCGCCTGATACAAGACTAGTCAATGCAGAACAAAGTTCCTGTTTTCCAACGACTACCTTTCATCCTAACGGTCTTTCGATTAGGATACCTTTTCCTGTCGAAGGTGACTTAGCTATGATCGAATGTGCTGGGAATCGTCACAATGAAAAGTTTCCGGCAATGGTTAGATCAACTGGAAGCCGAAAAGAAAAGAAGCGCACAGAATGCATAAACAACGCTTTCTCAGAATTGAGAAAACGTATTCCAAACGTTCCTATGGATACGAAGttgtcaaaaataaaaacgctgcGACTAGCAACGTCGTACATTGCTTACTTGACAGATATTCTTCAAAATGCTGATCCCAGCAATCCTAAAGATGGCAGGGATTTTCGTGCGGATCTGAAAGCCCTGAGAACACGAGAAAGAAGACGGCATCTCTGCCAG ACTGATGTTAGCGGAAAACATGCCGTTGTCAACGGGCAGTTAAATTTAACAATGGATGAGGAAACGCCAAATAATGCGGAGAAATTGAATTTGCAAGGTGGTAAAAAGAGAAAGGGTAGAACGGGATGGCCAGAAGCCGTGTGGGCAATGGAACTAGGAAATAACGTTACGCAGAGTGTTGATAGTTTTACCTCCAACAGTGAAATAGACACCCACACTTCAACAGAAATTGTTCCTACCCGGAGTATTACACAAAATGTTCCATTTTCACGCCTAGTTGAGGACACCGACTACAGTGaagaaacatttcaaaatataccGCAAAGATTCTACGTATTTAACGGCGCTCAAAATTACGCCCCTGTTCAATCGTACACTTCAGATATCTCGAACGTAGGAACCGCTCAGACCATACATTCGATTGGCGTTGTTACTGGTAATGGATACGGTCAAAAAGATGATTATGTGTCTCCGTTTTCATATCCGGCAATAACATTACCAGCTGCTTCATCGTTTTCAAGACGTTTGCCTCCAATACCACGGCTGCGGCACGAAGAAGAACGCGGGGTTGAAATTCAGAAAATATCAGAAGGGCTTACTAGTACTGATTTTGATGTCATCAGAAGCGAGTTTACAGATCTAGAAAAAGGGGACCATTGCTCTCATTCGACTCCCAGATTCGCAGAACTGAAGACCGTTTCTGTTGcaagtataaaaatatcaacTTCAGCTATTAGTG GATACGGCACGTTCACCAGTACTGATTGTGCCGATTCCAACCTGCAATGCATGGAAGCAACACCAGTTTTTGGATGCCTATCTTCTGAATGA
- the LOC120341888 gene encoding uncharacterized protein LOC120341888 isoform X3: MSKRIQDLESENDELRKRIAELEAVQRANANGNDPVLIETKPRSPPSIPQTTTNPVVPRRSHPVPTPITSPRQEAIHNIFQPETKTTSVSSLFSSLPKEQNHDILVDLIAHGNSSTAVSGTHHAETTYTSINRGARSTAKTSDTSNAQHRENTIDGTTPSSVSNSVRKFRNSLQRNMRKTKASEDRMKKTLSSLIPAKILSRKLKRTKALDGEMEAHRFFDESSTSSCSSPRSSTYANLDDVIATLQNMMTKTDGRTKSSSLLEQSIPGKTIGEKLATHHDPSQHNYNSILRHLPESVNNNKSELHHPKKMPTISVSTAIQNTTKPNRQSFSPSKNILKHSESVNSNDDVSSLSTTTTDSSSAEHVYILQPMSSTTSSFNVSNAISGSKTFHHRSEDHAQSRLNLQIGHVPTTSFQSPSIANTSIPKPAPKKIPWRNRLPGWSDNNLDDTLRQLGGEEGYMVLSGKDHVQNILNNTSLPTTGNAHQEMQVDSTYDNVNRLMEAVREAAAKDAAREGEDVKKILTTPGLVMPPAYKKSNQPNFNDFPPIMNSHSNQSRLVSHEPRARIPSTISSSTEFGDLDTISLDSFANPLLHIQRRDFSKINQDHHHYHGYNGGWPIAHANMQNSVHNPFSPTSFQTHAMHSGEVLPIGRRMRASQETDILHSHNQMSLPLDSRQRLTSEDIFNMQPFVPMTNTARLPQPPSRKPTRPQNANPWSNDMFDPLQVQPKINREVMDVQNMWGTSSPDSAQLYSKSKKSNYHIVSHPLIRKKTRKNQSPALKWSKKYFPSGKKKRYKTSSSGNQLSGFDNQFSRGLMMSEEHVTLDSFDPLKH, encoded by the exons ATGAGTAAACGAATTCAAGACCTTGAATCAGAAAATGATGAATTACGTAAAAGGATCGCAGAATTAGAAGCAGTGCAACGAGCAAATGCAAATGGAAATGATCCTGTTCTG ATCGAAACTAAGCCTCGTTCTCCTCCGTCAATACCCCAAACTACAACCAATCCTGTCGTACCACGCAGAAGTCATCCCGTTCCAACACCAATAACCAGTCCTCGACAGGAAGCAATC CACAATATCTTTCAACCTGAGACAAAAACCACTTCTGTTTCTTCTCTCTTTTCTTCTCTTCCAAAAGAACAAAACCATGACATCTTGGTTGATCTTATTGCACATGGAAACAGCTCAACGGCTGTGTCCGGTACCCATCATGCTGAAACAACGTATACTAGTATAAACCGTGGTGCAAGAAGTACAGCTAAGACATCCGATACCTCCAATGCACAACACAGGGAAAATACCATTGATGGTACCACTCCTTCATCTGTAAGTAACTCTGTAAGGAAATTTCGCAACAGTTTACAACGAAATATGAGGAAGACAAAGGCATCTGAAGACAGAATGAAGAAAACATTGTCGTCTCTGATTCCTGCAAAAATACTCTCAAGAAAGCTGAAAAGAACAAAGGCTCTTGATGGTGAAATGGAGGCCCATAGGTTTTTTGATGAGTCTTCAACTTCTTCTTGTAGTTCACCAAGGAGTAGTACTTATGCCAATCTGGATGATGTTATTGCAACATTGcaaaatatgatgacaaaaacGGATGGCAGAACTAAATCATCGAGTCTTTTAGAACAGTCTATACCGGGAAAAACAATTGGAGAAAAACTTGCTACTCATCATGACCCATCTCAGCATAATTACAACAGTATTTTAAGGCATCTCCCAGAATctgttaataataataaatctgAATTGCATCATCCAAAAAAGATGCCGACTATATCTGTCAGCACTGCTATACAAAACACCACAAAACCCAATCGTCAATCGTTTTCACCATCAAAGAACATTTTAAAACACTCTGAATCTGTCAACTCGAATGATGACGTTTCCAGCCTGAGCACGACGACAACAGACTCGTCATCAGCCGAGCATGTCTATATTTTACAGCCCATGAGCAGTACAACAAGTAGCTTTAATGTATCGAATGCTATTTCTGGAAGTAAAACGTTTCATCATAGATCAGAAGATCATGCTCAGAGTAGATTGAATTTACAAATAGGACATGTTCCTACTACCTCCTTTCAAAGTCCTTCTATTGCCAATACATCAATTCCGAAACCGGCACCAAAGAAAATTCCTTGGCGAAATAGATTGCCCGGTTGGTCTGATAATAATCTTGATGATACCTTACGCCAGCTAGGCGGAGAAGAAGGATATATGGTTCTCTCTGGGAAGGAtcatgtccaaaatattttgaataacacATCATTGCCAACGACTGGAAATGCTCACCAGGAAATGCAAGTTGACAGTACCTATGACAATGTAAATCGTTTGATGGAGGCTGTGAGAGAAGCTGCAGCTAAAGATGCAGCAAGAGAAGGCGAAGATGTTAAAAAGATACTAACAACACCGGGATTAGTTATGCCTCCAGCTTATAAAAAGAGTAACCAACCCAATTTTAATGATTTTCCACCAATCATGAACTCTCATTCAAATCAGTCACGATTGGTTTCACATGAACCCAGAGCTCGAATTCCGAGCACTATTAGTTCATCAACAGAATTTGGTGATTTGGACACAATATCACTTGATAGTTTTGCGAACCCTCTTCTGCATATTCAGAGACGAGATTTCAGTAAAATTAACCAAGATCACCATCATTATCATGGATATAATGGAGGCTGGCCGATTGCACATGCAAATATGCAGAACTCAGTGCATAACCCTTTCAGCCCAACCTCATTTCAAACTCATGCAATGCACTCTGGTGAAGTTCTACCTATAGGAAGGCGAATGAGAGCATCCCAAGAGACAGACATTCTGCACAGTCACAACCAGATGTCGTTGCCTTTGGATAGTCGACAAAGATTGACGTCAGAG GACATATTCAACATGCAACCTTTTGTGCCGATGACAAATACTGCACGACTTCCTCAGCCTCCATCTAGGAAACCTACAAGGCCACAga ATGCAAATCCATGGTCAAATGATATGTTTGATCCTCTGCAAGTTCAACCTAAAATAAACAGAGAAGTAATGGATGTACAG AACATGTGGGGAACTTCTTCACCCGACTCAGCACAGCTATATTCTAAAAGTAAAAAGAGTAATTATCACATTGTTTCTCATCCTTTGATTCGAAAGAAAACTCGGAAGAATCAAAGCCCGGCTTTGAAAtggagtaaaaaatattttccttcTGGAAAAAAGAAACGCTACAAAACATCTTCTTCGGGAAATCAACTTAGTGGGTTTGAT aATCAGTTTAGCAGAGGACTGATGATGTCAGAAGAACATGTTACTCTCGATTCCTTCGATCCACTGAAACATTAA